Proteins encoded by one window of Amaranthus tricolor cultivar Red isolate AtriRed21 chromosome 4, ASM2621246v1, whole genome shotgun sequence:
- the LOC130810011 gene encoding uncharacterized protein LOC130810011 isoform X1, giving the protein MDKDTFEAADYVLDMVENKKRRKGGVVFDGVENDRLDDNYVKFMEDLCEFVVEKCVVQDYDDDDGDDDDEDDDDPSYKEFLNHLTVHGKAYKLISSIKNGVLFPIIYEAEDELPVVKKRGTPQSKLKTSDFGTPKSHSDDFVIKDWILDVEGNQSTSPRSSGSRMNVSESVDICYATFLSGLHSTKESVYFEYGNNRIYYESELVTPQRCSTSTQRQLGRPPKPSKSTQSLSLPPPRSSKSTGSLPTPTPSTRPSKYTKTQPTPPSIPSTSTLRPPVPPRSPFTPTQRPPTPPVKDFSTQTKQTLTDSHVSVSASTSKNKKELEELNRRYLEKLYAYLRKPYDSNEFEELEMLYCTRKRKLVHRESRSGGSFREGEMGKSYLEHHPDLEQEIKKASNDCGKHLNLLRMFDMYIQPSDKGVFYIRNLFLLTFLRLGRIPRPCRFCLDRLHDE; this is encoded by the exons ATGGATAAGGATACATTTGAAGCTGCTGATTATGTTTTAGACATGGTTGAGAATAAGAAAAGGCGCAAGGGTGGAGTTGTTTTTGATGGTGTTGAAAATGATAGATTGGATGATAATTATGTGAAATTTATGGAAGATTTATGTGAGTTTGTGGTAGAGAAATGTGTTGTGCaagattatgatgatgatgatggtgatgatgacGACGAAGACGATGACGATCCATCATATAAGGAGTTTTTGAATCACTTGACGGTTCATGGGAAAGCGTACAAACTTATCAGTTCAATAAAAAATGGAGTATTGTTTCCGATCATATATGAAGCTGAGGATGAATTACCTGTTGTAAAGAAGAGGGGAACTCCACAATCGAAGTTGAAAACTTCTGATTTTGGGACTCCAAAATCGCACAGTGATGATTTTGTTATTAAGGATTGGATCTTGGATGTGGAGGGTAATCAGAGCACAAGTCCTAGATCATCTGGTTCTCGAATGAACGTATCTGAATCAGTTGATATATGCTATGCAACCTTTTTATCCGGTCTTCATAGCACAAAAGAGTCTGTGTACTTTGAATATGGGAACAATCGAATCTATTATGAAAGTGAACTAGTGACGCCTCAAAGATGCTCTACATCAACTCAAAGACAACTGGGACGTCCTCCAAAACCCTCTAAATCGACTCAGAGTCTATCACTCCCACCTCCACGATCATCTAAATCGACTGGAAGTCTGCCAACGCCAACTCCATCTACAAGACCATCTAAATATACGAAAACCCAACCAACACCACCTTCAATACCTTCTACATCCACTCTAAGACCACCTGTCCCGCCTCGAAGCCCATTTACACCAACGCAAAGACCACCAACACCGCCTGTTAAAGATTTTTCCActcaaacaaaacaaactctTACAGACAGCCACGTTTCGGTTAGTGCATCT ACGAGTAAAAACAAGAAGGAACTTGAAGAATTGAATCGGAGGTACTTGGAAAAGTTGTATGCTTACCTTAGAAAGCCCTATGATTCAAACGAGTTTGAGGAACTTGAGATGTTGTATTGTACTCGAAAGCGTAAACTAGTTCACCGCGAATCACGATCCGGAGGATCTTTCAGGGAGGGAGAGATGGGTAAATCTTATCTAGAGCATCATCCTG ATCTTGAACAGGAAATTAAGAAAGCTTCAAACGATTGTGGCAAGCACTTAAATCTGCTACGAATGTTTGATATGTATATTCAG CCTTCTGACAAAGGTGTTTTTTACATCAGAAATTTGTTCCTGCTTACCTTTCTCCGCCTTGGAAGGATTCCAAGGCCATGTCGATTTTGCCTAGATCGCCTCCATGATGAATAA
- the LOC130810011 gene encoding uncharacterized protein LOC130810011 isoform X2 has protein sequence MDKDTFEAADYVLDMVENKKRRKGGVVFDGVENDRLDDNYVKFMEDLCEFVVEKCVVQDYDDDDGDDDDEDDDDPSYKEFLNHLTVHGKAYKLISSIKNGVLFPIIYEAEDELPVVKKRGTPQSKLKTSDFGTPKSHSDDFVIKDWILDVEGNQSTSPRSSGSRMNVSESVDICYATFLSGLHSTKESVYFEYGNNRIYYESELVTPQRCSTSTQRQLGRPPKPSKSTQSLSLPPPRSSKSTGSLPTPTPSTRPSKYTKTQPTPPSIPSTSTLRPPVPPRSPFTPTQRPPTPPVKDFSTQTKQTLTDSHVSTSKNKKELEELNRRYLEKLYAYLRKPYDSNEFEELEMLYCTRKRKLVHRESRSGGSFREGEMGKSYLEHHPDLEQEIKKASNDCGKHLNLLRMFDMYIQPSDKGVFYIRNLFLLTFLRLGRIPRPCRFCLDRLHDE, from the exons ATGGATAAGGATACATTTGAAGCTGCTGATTATGTTTTAGACATGGTTGAGAATAAGAAAAGGCGCAAGGGTGGAGTTGTTTTTGATGGTGTTGAAAATGATAGATTGGATGATAATTATGTGAAATTTATGGAAGATTTATGTGAGTTTGTGGTAGAGAAATGTGTTGTGCaagattatgatgatgatgatggtgatgatgacGACGAAGACGATGACGATCCATCATATAAGGAGTTTTTGAATCACTTGACGGTTCATGGGAAAGCGTACAAACTTATCAGTTCAATAAAAAATGGAGTATTGTTTCCGATCATATATGAAGCTGAGGATGAATTACCTGTTGTAAAGAAGAGGGGAACTCCACAATCGAAGTTGAAAACTTCTGATTTTGGGACTCCAAAATCGCACAGTGATGATTTTGTTATTAAGGATTGGATCTTGGATGTGGAGGGTAATCAGAGCACAAGTCCTAGATCATCTGGTTCTCGAATGAACGTATCTGAATCAGTTGATATATGCTATGCAACCTTTTTATCCGGTCTTCATAGCACAAAAGAGTCTGTGTACTTTGAATATGGGAACAATCGAATCTATTATGAAAGTGAACTAGTGACGCCTCAAAGATGCTCTACATCAACTCAAAGACAACTGGGACGTCCTCCAAAACCCTCTAAATCGACTCAGAGTCTATCACTCCCACCTCCACGATCATCTAAATCGACTGGAAGTCTGCCAACGCCAACTCCATCTACAAGACCATCTAAATATACGAAAACCCAACCAACACCACCTTCAATACCTTCTACATCCACTCTAAGACCACCTGTCCCGCCTCGAAGCCCATTTACACCAACGCAAAGACCACCAACACCGCCTGTTAAAGATTTTTCCActcaaacaaaacaaactctTACAGACAGCCACGTTTCG ACGAGTAAAAACAAGAAGGAACTTGAAGAATTGAATCGGAGGTACTTGGAAAAGTTGTATGCTTACCTTAGAAAGCCCTATGATTCAAACGAGTTTGAGGAACTTGAGATGTTGTATTGTACTCGAAAGCGTAAACTAGTTCACCGCGAATCACGATCCGGAGGATCTTTCAGGGAGGGAGAGATGGGTAAATCTTATCTAGAGCATCATCCTG ATCTTGAACAGGAAATTAAGAAAGCTTCAAACGATTGTGGCAAGCACTTAAATCTGCTACGAATGTTTGATATGTATATTCAG CCTTCTGACAAAGGTGTTTTTTACATCAGAAATTTGTTCCTGCTTACCTTTCTCCGCCTTGGAAGGATTCCAAGGCCATGTCGATTTTGCCTAGATCGCCTCCATGATGAATAA
- the LOC130810011 gene encoding uncharacterized protein LOC130810011 isoform X4 — protein sequence MDKDTFEAADYVLDMVENKKRRKGGVVFDGVENDRLDDNYVKFMEDLCEFVVEKCVVQDYDDDDGDDDDEDDDDPSYKEFLNHLTVHGKAYKLISSIKNGVLFPIIYEAEDELPVVKKRGTPQSKLKTSDFGTPKSHSDDFVIKDWILDVEGNQSTSPRSSGSRMNVSESVDICYATFLSGLHSTKESVYFEYGNNRIYYESELVTPQRCSTSTQRQLGRPPKPSKSTQSLSLPPPRSSKSTGSLPTPTPSTRPSKYTKTQPTPPSIPSTSTLRPPVPPRSPFTPTQRPPTPPVKDFSTQTKQTLTDSHVSVSASTSKNKKELEELNRRYLEKLYAYLRKPYDSNEFEELEMLYCTRKRKLVHRESRSGGSFREGEMGKSYLEHHPDLEQEIKKASNDCGKHLNLLRMFDMYIQKFVPAYLSPPWKDSKAMSILPRSPP from the exons ATGGATAAGGATACATTTGAAGCTGCTGATTATGTTTTAGACATGGTTGAGAATAAGAAAAGGCGCAAGGGTGGAGTTGTTTTTGATGGTGTTGAAAATGATAGATTGGATGATAATTATGTGAAATTTATGGAAGATTTATGTGAGTTTGTGGTAGAGAAATGTGTTGTGCaagattatgatgatgatgatggtgatgatgacGACGAAGACGATGACGATCCATCATATAAGGAGTTTTTGAATCACTTGACGGTTCATGGGAAAGCGTACAAACTTATCAGTTCAATAAAAAATGGAGTATTGTTTCCGATCATATATGAAGCTGAGGATGAATTACCTGTTGTAAAGAAGAGGGGAACTCCACAATCGAAGTTGAAAACTTCTGATTTTGGGACTCCAAAATCGCACAGTGATGATTTTGTTATTAAGGATTGGATCTTGGATGTGGAGGGTAATCAGAGCACAAGTCCTAGATCATCTGGTTCTCGAATGAACGTATCTGAATCAGTTGATATATGCTATGCAACCTTTTTATCCGGTCTTCATAGCACAAAAGAGTCTGTGTACTTTGAATATGGGAACAATCGAATCTATTATGAAAGTGAACTAGTGACGCCTCAAAGATGCTCTACATCAACTCAAAGACAACTGGGACGTCCTCCAAAACCCTCTAAATCGACTCAGAGTCTATCACTCCCACCTCCACGATCATCTAAATCGACTGGAAGTCTGCCAACGCCAACTCCATCTACAAGACCATCTAAATATACGAAAACCCAACCAACACCACCTTCAATACCTTCTACATCCACTCTAAGACCACCTGTCCCGCCTCGAAGCCCATTTACACCAACGCAAAGACCACCAACACCGCCTGTTAAAGATTTTTCCActcaaacaaaacaaactctTACAGACAGCCACGTTTCGGTTAGTGCATCT ACGAGTAAAAACAAGAAGGAACTTGAAGAATTGAATCGGAGGTACTTGGAAAAGTTGTATGCTTACCTTAGAAAGCCCTATGATTCAAACGAGTTTGAGGAACTTGAGATGTTGTATTGTACTCGAAAGCGTAAACTAGTTCACCGCGAATCACGATCCGGAGGATCTTTCAGGGAGGGAGAGATGGGTAAATCTTATCTAGAGCATCATCCTG ATCTTGAACAGGAAATTAAGAAAGCTTCAAACGATTGTGGCAAGCACTTAAATCTGCTACGAATGTTTGATATGTATATTCAG AAATTTGTTCCTGCTTACCTTTCTCCGCCTTGGAAGGATTCCAAGGCCATGTCGATTTTGCCTAGATCGCCTCCATGA
- the LOC130810011 gene encoding uncharacterized protein LOC130810011 isoform X5: MDKDTFEAADYVLDMVENKKRRKGGVVFDGVENDRLDDNYVKFMEDLCEFVVEKCVVQDYDDDDGDDDDEDDDDPSYKEFLNHLTVHGKAYKLISSIKNGVLFPIIYEAEDELPVVKKRGTPQSKLKTSDFGTPKSHSDDFVIKDWILDVEGNQSTSPRSSGSRMNVSESVDICYATFLSGLHSTKESVYFEYGNNRIYYESELVTPQRCSTSTQRQLGRPPKPSKSTQSLSLPPPRSSKSTGSLPTPTPSTRPSKYTKTQPTPPSIPSTSTLRPPVPPRSPFTPTQRPPTPPVKDFSTQTKQTLTDSHVSTSKNKKELEELNRRYLEKLYAYLRKPYDSNEFEELEMLYCTRKRKLVHRESRSGGSFREGEMGKSYLEHHPDLEQEIKKASNDCGKHLNLLRMFDMYIQKFVPAYLSPPWKDSKAMSILPRSPP; the protein is encoded by the exons ATGGATAAGGATACATTTGAAGCTGCTGATTATGTTTTAGACATGGTTGAGAATAAGAAAAGGCGCAAGGGTGGAGTTGTTTTTGATGGTGTTGAAAATGATAGATTGGATGATAATTATGTGAAATTTATGGAAGATTTATGTGAGTTTGTGGTAGAGAAATGTGTTGTGCaagattatgatgatgatgatggtgatgatgacGACGAAGACGATGACGATCCATCATATAAGGAGTTTTTGAATCACTTGACGGTTCATGGGAAAGCGTACAAACTTATCAGTTCAATAAAAAATGGAGTATTGTTTCCGATCATATATGAAGCTGAGGATGAATTACCTGTTGTAAAGAAGAGGGGAACTCCACAATCGAAGTTGAAAACTTCTGATTTTGGGACTCCAAAATCGCACAGTGATGATTTTGTTATTAAGGATTGGATCTTGGATGTGGAGGGTAATCAGAGCACAAGTCCTAGATCATCTGGTTCTCGAATGAACGTATCTGAATCAGTTGATATATGCTATGCAACCTTTTTATCCGGTCTTCATAGCACAAAAGAGTCTGTGTACTTTGAATATGGGAACAATCGAATCTATTATGAAAGTGAACTAGTGACGCCTCAAAGATGCTCTACATCAACTCAAAGACAACTGGGACGTCCTCCAAAACCCTCTAAATCGACTCAGAGTCTATCACTCCCACCTCCACGATCATCTAAATCGACTGGAAGTCTGCCAACGCCAACTCCATCTACAAGACCATCTAAATATACGAAAACCCAACCAACACCACCTTCAATACCTTCTACATCCACTCTAAGACCACCTGTCCCGCCTCGAAGCCCATTTACACCAACGCAAAGACCACCAACACCGCCTGTTAAAGATTTTTCCActcaaacaaaacaaactctTACAGACAGCCACGTTTCG ACGAGTAAAAACAAGAAGGAACTTGAAGAATTGAATCGGAGGTACTTGGAAAAGTTGTATGCTTACCTTAGAAAGCCCTATGATTCAAACGAGTTTGAGGAACTTGAGATGTTGTATTGTACTCGAAAGCGTAAACTAGTTCACCGCGAATCACGATCCGGAGGATCTTTCAGGGAGGGAGAGATGGGTAAATCTTATCTAGAGCATCATCCTG ATCTTGAACAGGAAATTAAGAAAGCTTCAAACGATTGTGGCAAGCACTTAAATCTGCTACGAATGTTTGATATGTATATTCAG AAATTTGTTCCTGCTTACCTTTCTCCGCCTTGGAAGGATTCCAAGGCCATGTCGATTTTGCCTAGATCGCCTCCATGA
- the LOC130810011 gene encoding uncharacterized protein LOC130810011 isoform X6, with the protein MDKDTFEAADYVLDMVENKKRRKGGVVFDGVENDRLDDNYVKFMEDLCEFVVEKCVVQDYDDDDGDDDDEDDDDPSYKEFLNHLTVHGKAYKLISSIKNGVLFPIIYEAEDELPVVKKRGTPQSKLKTSDFGTPKSHSDDFVIKDWILDVEGNQSTSPRSSGSRMNVSESVDICYATFLSGLHSTKESVYFEYGNNRIYYESELVTPQRCSTSTQRQLGRPPKPSKSTQSLSLPPPRSSKSTGSLPTPTPSTRPSKYTKTQPTPPSIPSTSTLRPPVPPRSPFTPTQRPPTPPVKDFSTQTKQTLTDSHVSVSASTSKNKKELEELNRRYLEKLYAYLRKPYDSNEFEELEMLYCTRKRKLVHRESRSGGSFREGEMGKSYLEHHPDLEQEIKKASNDCGKHLNLLRMFDMYIQFW; encoded by the exons ATGGATAAGGATACATTTGAAGCTGCTGATTATGTTTTAGACATGGTTGAGAATAAGAAAAGGCGCAAGGGTGGAGTTGTTTTTGATGGTGTTGAAAATGATAGATTGGATGATAATTATGTGAAATTTATGGAAGATTTATGTGAGTTTGTGGTAGAGAAATGTGTTGTGCaagattatgatgatgatgatggtgatgatgacGACGAAGACGATGACGATCCATCATATAAGGAGTTTTTGAATCACTTGACGGTTCATGGGAAAGCGTACAAACTTATCAGTTCAATAAAAAATGGAGTATTGTTTCCGATCATATATGAAGCTGAGGATGAATTACCTGTTGTAAAGAAGAGGGGAACTCCACAATCGAAGTTGAAAACTTCTGATTTTGGGACTCCAAAATCGCACAGTGATGATTTTGTTATTAAGGATTGGATCTTGGATGTGGAGGGTAATCAGAGCACAAGTCCTAGATCATCTGGTTCTCGAATGAACGTATCTGAATCAGTTGATATATGCTATGCAACCTTTTTATCCGGTCTTCATAGCACAAAAGAGTCTGTGTACTTTGAATATGGGAACAATCGAATCTATTATGAAAGTGAACTAGTGACGCCTCAAAGATGCTCTACATCAACTCAAAGACAACTGGGACGTCCTCCAAAACCCTCTAAATCGACTCAGAGTCTATCACTCCCACCTCCACGATCATCTAAATCGACTGGAAGTCTGCCAACGCCAACTCCATCTACAAGACCATCTAAATATACGAAAACCCAACCAACACCACCTTCAATACCTTCTACATCCACTCTAAGACCACCTGTCCCGCCTCGAAGCCCATTTACACCAACGCAAAGACCACCAACACCGCCTGTTAAAGATTTTTCCActcaaacaaaacaaactctTACAGACAGCCACGTTTCGGTTAGTGCATCT ACGAGTAAAAACAAGAAGGAACTTGAAGAATTGAATCGGAGGTACTTGGAAAAGTTGTATGCTTACCTTAGAAAGCCCTATGATTCAAACGAGTTTGAGGAACTTGAGATGTTGTATTGTACTCGAAAGCGTAAACTAGTTCACCGCGAATCACGATCCGGAGGATCTTTCAGGGAGGGAGAGATGGGTAAATCTTATCTAGAGCATCATCCTG ATCTTGAACAGGAAATTAAGAAAGCTTCAAACGATTGTGGCAAGCACTTAAATCTGCTACGAATGTTTGATATGTATATTCAG ttttggtaa
- the LOC130810011 gene encoding uncharacterized protein LOC130810011 isoform X3: protein MDKDTFEAADYVLDMVENKKRRKGGVVFDGVENDRLDDNYVKFMEDLCEFVVEKCVVQDYDDDDGDDDDEDDDDPSYKEFLNHLTVHGKAYKLISSIKNGVLFPIIYEAEDELPVVKKRGTPQSKLKTSDFGTPKSHSDDFVIKDWILDVEGNQSTSPRSSGSRMNVSESVDICYATFLSGLHSTKESVYFEYGNNRIYYESELVTPQRCSTSTQRQLGRPPKPSKSTQSLSLPPPRSSKSTGSLPTPTPSTRPSKYTKTQPTPPSIPSTSTLRPPVPPRSPFTPTQRPPTPPVKDFSTQTKQTLTDSHVSVSASTSKNKKELEELNRRYLEKLYAYLRKPYDSNEFEELEMLYCTRKRKLVHRESRSGGSFREGEMGKSYLEHHPGMYLAWIIRMLISCLPLLSLQHKKAIFICSCVYFIQLVKLNEIMKHATFHVITSS from the exons ATGGATAAGGATACATTTGAAGCTGCTGATTATGTTTTAGACATGGTTGAGAATAAGAAAAGGCGCAAGGGTGGAGTTGTTTTTGATGGTGTTGAAAATGATAGATTGGATGATAATTATGTGAAATTTATGGAAGATTTATGTGAGTTTGTGGTAGAGAAATGTGTTGTGCaagattatgatgatgatgatggtgatgatgacGACGAAGACGATGACGATCCATCATATAAGGAGTTTTTGAATCACTTGACGGTTCATGGGAAAGCGTACAAACTTATCAGTTCAATAAAAAATGGAGTATTGTTTCCGATCATATATGAAGCTGAGGATGAATTACCTGTTGTAAAGAAGAGGGGAACTCCACAATCGAAGTTGAAAACTTCTGATTTTGGGACTCCAAAATCGCACAGTGATGATTTTGTTATTAAGGATTGGATCTTGGATGTGGAGGGTAATCAGAGCACAAGTCCTAGATCATCTGGTTCTCGAATGAACGTATCTGAATCAGTTGATATATGCTATGCAACCTTTTTATCCGGTCTTCATAGCACAAAAGAGTCTGTGTACTTTGAATATGGGAACAATCGAATCTATTATGAAAGTGAACTAGTGACGCCTCAAAGATGCTCTACATCAACTCAAAGACAACTGGGACGTCCTCCAAAACCCTCTAAATCGACTCAGAGTCTATCACTCCCACCTCCACGATCATCTAAATCGACTGGAAGTCTGCCAACGCCAACTCCATCTACAAGACCATCTAAATATACGAAAACCCAACCAACACCACCTTCAATACCTTCTACATCCACTCTAAGACCACCTGTCCCGCCTCGAAGCCCATTTACACCAACGCAAAGACCACCAACACCGCCTGTTAAAGATTTTTCCActcaaacaaaacaaactctTACAGACAGCCACGTTTCGGTTAGTGCATCT ACGAGTAAAAACAAGAAGGAACTTGAAGAATTGAATCGGAGGTACTTGGAAAAGTTGTATGCTTACCTTAGAAAGCCCTATGATTCAAACGAGTTTGAGGAACTTGAGATGTTGTATTGTACTCGAAAGCGTAAACTAGTTCACCGCGAATCACGATCCGGAGGATCTTTCAGGGAGGGAGAGATGGGTAAATCTTATCTAGAGCATCATCCTGGTATGTATCTTGCTTGGATTATTAGGATGCTTATTTCCTGTCTTCCCCTACTTTCACTGCAGCATAAGAAGGCAATATTCATTTGTTCATGTGTTTATTTTATTCAGTTGGTCAAATTAAATGAAATCATGAAACATGCAACTTTTCACGTTATAACAAGTTCCTGA
- the LOC130810012 gene encoding uncharacterized protein LOC130810012 yields MGSCISKCKPKKTCKKQQNHQKCKCQCNENNNDIQPITPIKLGIQEKVVISQEPIISSPPKTSLSCKSSPLTIKTSYPPTSSSSISSSNSCNLSSSLVSSSSSILSSKSDDNQSFSNEFLWSCVKENPQLLKNEYFPIRVSNLRRTSLPVRSRLDPKFSPGRKPNQQSQRVVVRSTAQKRPRCSSPGNLTRQKSFRREPEFEPNNRPVSRSSRDFRPMSPSSSRRVSGEGRSVCSSSMRKDHGANVRPPSPRKNYNNNNNNNNMRRNGRSKNLMVKKEKEDVIKGVNSKIKELSMEDLCPNQDHMDLMPNEDANNPHIALDCFIFL; encoded by the coding sequence ATGGGTTCTTGCATTAGCAAATGCAAACCCAAAAAAACAtgcaaaaaacaacaaaatcatcaaaaatgcAAATGCCAatgcaatgaaaataataatgatatccAACCAATTACTCCTATTAAATTAGGAATACAAGAAAAGGTTGTAATTTCACAAGAGCCCATTATTTCTTCTCCTCCAAAAACCTCTTTGTCTTGTAAATCATCTCCTTTAACCATTAAAACTAGCTACCCTCCTACGAGTTCGAGCTCGATTTCAAGCTCGAACTCGTGTAATTTATCTTCCTCCCTTGTATCTTCGTCGTCTTCGATTTTAAGCTCAAAATCGGATGATAATCAATCTTTTTCAAATGAATTTCTTTGGTCTTGTGTTAAGGAAAATCCTCAACTACTAAAAAACGAATATTTTCCGATTAGGGTTTCTAATCTTAGAAGAACTTCTTTGCCCGTAAGAAGCAGACTCGACCCTAAATTCTCCCCTGGAAGAAAACCCAATCAACAATCACAAAGGGTAGTTGTTAGATCAACAGCCCAAAAGAGGCCTCGTTGTAGCTCACCGGGTAATTTAACCCGTCAAAAGAGTTTTCGTAGGGAGCCCGAATTTGAGCCCAATAATCGGCCCGTTTCGAGAAGTAGTAGAGATTTTAGGCCCATGTCACCTTCTTCAAGTAGAAGGGTTAGTGGTGAAGGAAGAAGTGTGTGTTCATCATCAATGAGGAAGGATCATGGTGCAAATGTTAGACCTCCAAGTCCAAGgaaaaactataataataataataataataataatatgaggAGAAATGGTAGGTCCAAAAATTTAAtggtaaagaaagaaaaagaagatgttATAAAAGGtgtaaattcaaaaattaaggaATTGAGCATGGAAGATTTGTGTCCAAACCAAGATCATATGGATTTGATGCCAAATGAAGATGCTAATAATCCACATATTGCCCTGGATtgttttattttcctttaa